The genomic region AATAATAGAACCTGATATGATTGGAGAAATTAAAgtatttacatataataatgatctTACTTCAACATTTGTTGAAACACATAAAGAACGaactatatataaagcaggaaatattatatggtcagaaaaaaataatgaagtTATTATTTCTGGAGATGATggaaaaatacatatatatcaaataaatttagagttattaattttaacatATATCAAAAGTATTCCTTGTCATAATGAtactattttaaaaatgtgttCAATAAATGATAACTTTTTCTGTACATGTGGATATGATAATGCTTTTAGAATAATCGATTTATGTgagtataaaatattaagtGGTGGAAGATGTAATAAAAGATtagataatgataaaataactACTTGCCATTTGTTTCAATGTAATAATCTTGTTATAGGTACAAATAAttccttattttttatatataatatgggTTTTAATCCTCCTATTTATTTAGATAcaaaaaagttaaaaaatggatataatattaagTGTTTTACTAATACtgaaaaatacatatttattggttatgataatataattgcTTGTTACAATTATCAATATGTTAATGAAGTTAAATCCACAAATAGTGTCGAGATAAGTAGTGAACATAAAACGGGAAACGACAACAAAGGTAATATTGTTAATGCACCTCAGGGTACTATAATTATGGAAAATAAACGCAACGATTCATATcctataaataattataatataagtgaacctaaaaatattacaaaacTAGTTATTGACAATAATATGTGTGCACAATATATACCCCCATTATTATACGataataatgttttatctttaagtgtaaataaagataaaaagATATTATATGCAGGATATGAAGATgcaattattatttggtCAATAACAACTGGATTGATAATTTCTTCGTTTCATGCACATTCAAATGGAGTTcactttttaaaatttatgtaCAGTTCAGAATTATTACTATCAGGGGGAAATAGCggaaatttaaaaatttggaAAAATGACATAgataattttgaaatatggaaaccacaaaaaaataaaacaaaatatacacAAGAAAATTATCGagaatatgataaaaataaaaaaaataatagattTGAGCAaaatcaattttattttgatgaaagtgataataatagtaattgTGGTTATTATAGTACCCAAAGCGATTCGAGATCAATTGATAATCTTTTAGaagaaacaaataaaaaacatgaGTATAATGCACTTGATACATcgaattataaaaaaaatatagtcaATTATAATGCGCCaacaaaagaaaatattatgaaatcATCTCAaagtaatattttttatgaacaaaatacAAATTCGTTAAATGAATTAACTTCAGATGTTACTAATTTGGATATTTGCATAATTAcgaataaaaatgaaaaaacaaactTTAGCAATATTAGAGGTTGTTATGATAAACAAGAATTTACTGACTATTACTATAATAaggatataaataattcttCAAAAATGGgcaatataaaatatatttcacaAAATGGCGCTTcttcatataattatataacccaagaaaatgaaataaaaaattatgacaTATATCCGAATCAATATGATCGTAATAGTGTGGAATATGATCATAATATTGATCTTCCAACTTTTGATCAAAATATCAATCTTAAAGATAATATCCCACATAACTCTAACTCTGCAACTGTAAAGAACTATAATTACAATACTAATAATTCCCCAATTAAAAGCaatatacaattatataatactgATTCGACTCTTGTTATGGccaatataaatgaaaatgacgaatcttataatttaaagaaaaatatagtttatGTCACTGATGATGACGATGACTTAATTTCAGCTTTTAGATAacttcattttattttttttttagtgtgtttcattttattgatttttttacgcccttttattttttcttttccaATTACTATAAGGGAaagcatatatacatacacaAACCCGAATCCAATCAACAATAATGTATGAAATAATgcatttatatgtatacattatatatatatatataaaatattaagtaAATTaaagtttattttttttcttttaaaatgatgtatatatttatgtttctaaatgtttatacaaaaattttataaataaattgtatgaaaaaaatttacaaaaaaatcaaatacaaaaaaaatatatatgaatttcATAACTATATCCAAAGATCGGAAGTATTTAGTCTACTAATTTGTAGCAGTGGTATAAACatgaacaaaaaatatacatgaTGTAGTATGTggtaaaattataaaatatcaaaaagggaaaaatgaaaattatatttctttttccaattttaaaaacttaaaaaaatgaaaaggcaaaaacaaaaggaaataatattagCAATGGCATGTCTAAGTAGATCCTACGcacatatacatatatgtatgtaagCGAAATGAGACaattcatattatattaagaTAAAGTCTGGATAGGAATATTTATgctttataataaatatttacatatattatttcccCAGTATATTCGGTAACATtgtacaaaaaaaataataataaaaaaatgaaagaaataatttCACTGTACCTCTTAACTTTATAATAAGATGCATCAACTActactatatatatgattaatTATGactataaacaaaaaaaatctaattaaataaagaacTTTCCATAATTTGAGACACATTACTATACTGATCACAAACATCAAGGGATAATGCTTTCCTTAATATTTCAACaagataaatatttttttggtttatcttaattttatcaaaatcgAATTTAATACCCCGTATTTTGgctatttcttttaaattatcatcTAATAAACAACTAtcattacaaaaatatatattattatttattaaatgtaaatccatcaattttataaaataagtaCAATTAACATtgtgaaataaaaaggaaaacgGTATAACTATttccttatttttattaattatttcatcTTCCCATTTATCTATCGAAATTtcttcaaataaatatggaaaacttttaaaaattattaaaaaaatagttacTCCCACACTATATATATCTGTTTTAGTACTATACATACCCTTTAGACAATGTGGGGACATATATTCTTTAGTTCCAATTATCAAATcgttatatataattttgtcttcattattaataaatggCTTTTGAATATCTCTTGTATTTGtggataaaaaattattttcaattttgcGTATATAGTTGTAATCTAATGAAGTACTTTTCTTATTatgtgttttatttttat from Plasmodium berghei ANKA genome assembly, chromosome: 8 harbors:
- a CDS encoding phosphoinositide-binding protein, putative; this translates as MELEHFNIYINRVDSRDEKIYYIILVNYKDLKYEVSRRYSEFENLHCELIHLGYSALPNLPKKKLVSYNNHEYINYRKRILNNYIQDLFVRADIRCCAKFLNFILFYDKINLSIDIVKTKLLNSVGPQKYSLSDLYINEKYNFIICVYEDKSNFSKLGKLWSIIEPDMIGEIKVFTYNNDLTSTFVETHKERTIYKAGNIIWSEKNNEVIISGDDGKIHIYQINLELLILTYIKSIPCHNDTILKMCSINDNFFCTCGYDNAFRIIDLCEYKILSGGRCNKRLDNDKITTCHLFQCNNLVIGTNNSLFFIYNMGFNPPIYLDTKKLKNGYNIKCFTNTEKYIFIGYDNIIACYNYQYVNEVKSTNSVEISSEHKTGNDNKGNIVNAPQGTIIMENKRNDSYPINNYNISEPKNITKLVIDNNMCAQYIPPLLYDNNVLSLSVNKDKKILYAGYEDAIIIWSITTGLIISSFHAHSNGVHFLKFMYSSELLLSGGNSGNLKIWKNDIDNFEIWKPQKNKTKYTQENYREYDKNKKNNRFEQNQFYFDESDNNSNCGYYSTQSDSRSIDNLLEETNKKHEYNALDTSNYKKNIVNYNAPTKENIMKSSQSNIFYEQNTNSLNELTSDVTNLDICIITNKNEKTNFSNIRGCYDKQEFTDYYYNKDINNSSKMGNIKYISQNGASSYNYITQENEIKNYDIYPNQYDRNSVEYDHNIDLPTFDQNINLKDNIPHNSNSATVKNYNYNTNNSPIKSNIQLYNTDSTLVMANINENDESYNLKKNIVYVTDDDDDLISAFR